AACGCGATCCTCCACACCGCCAGCGGCCAGGCGTACGGCAGCTTCCACCTGGCCGTAGCCGTCTCGGCGCTGGTGGTCGCGGTCTCGGTGACGGACGACGGAGGCACGGGCACGGCCCCGAAGGCCGGCCACCAGGACCAGGACGCCGAACACGGCCGGGGTCTGGGCATGGTCAGCGCGATCGCCCACCGGGTCGTGATCCACGACAGCAACGGCGGCCGAACGGTCACCGCGGAGCTCTTCACGGACGTACGACGAGGAGGCCACCCATGCCGAGGACGGCGACCAGGCCCGGCTTCTGGTGCGAGTGCTGGACGGAAAAGATCGGCGGGCGGCAACCGCCTACGCTCTTCGGCTCCTTCGACGCCTACTCGGCAGTCGAGGCGAACAACTGGGTGGCGACGATCCTCCGCACCATCTCGCCAGCCCTCGACACGGCTGCTTCCCAAGAGGCGTGGACGCGGCTCCACGACGACCGCATCGACACGAGACGAGCCCTCTTGCGCCGGAAGCCCTGGACGGTCTCCATCACTCACGTCAGCACGCGCATCACATGGACGGTCCGACCAGCGCTCTTCCTGCCGATGGCACACCGTCGGGCCATGGAACTTCCCTCGTGCGCGTACGACTTCAAGCCCCACAGGACCCACGCGACCGACTGAGTCACAACTTTCTCTACTGGTTCAAGGCGGCTCGCTCCGCTCCCCGCGCGCGGCCCGGCCCCCGGCCGGGCCTGCGCTCCTGCCTTCGTCCCGCTCCCCGCCCGGCCGGTGTCCGTGCCACGCTCCCAGCAGTCAGCCACCTGACGCCAGAGAAGGGTTACATCTTGGCTGGGGCGGTCGGCTCCACGGCTTTAGGCCAAGGCCGTGAAGTTACGGCTTCGGAGGCGCTGACAAGTACGCGCTGATCTGCGGTGACTCAGGACGTGAGAAGCGGAGCCCCGGTAGAACTGGCAGTCGACCAAGACAGCCGTTCACAGCACCGGAGGCTCCGCTGTCCGATCAGTGTGTCATCACGCGTGAAATCACGGTAGCCAAGGGCTTGTTCGCCCCCGGGCACCTGGGGGAACTCACCCGGATCGTCCCGTTCGATATGGTCGATGCGGCCCTCACCGAGACCGGCGCCGTCCAGCAGCGAATGCGGAAGATCCCCGCCCGGGTGGTGGTCTACCTGCTGCTGGCCGCCGCCCTGTTCGAGGACTGCGGCTACCTGGCCGTCTGGCGCAAACTCACCGCCGGTCTGGAGGCGATACCGGTCGCGAGGATCACCGGCACGGCGCTCTGGGGCGCCCGGGCCCGTCTCGGTGTCCGCCCCATGCGGGCCCTGTTCGACCTGTTGCGCGGGCCGGCCACGGCGATCCGTACCGTCGGCGCCCGTTTCAAGGGGCTGCTGACCGTCGCGATCGACGGCACCTACCTCGACGTCCCCGACAGCCCGCCGCACCGGGCCCGTCTGGGCAAGAGCACCAACCAGTACGCGACCTCCGGCTACCCGCAGATCTGCCTGACCGCGCTGGTGGCCTGCGGCACCCGCGCGGTCCTGGACGCCGCCTTCGGCTCCCGGTCCAGCGGCGAGACCGTCTACGGCAAGCGGCTGATGCGCTCGCTGCACGACGGCATGATCGTGTTACTGGACCGGGGCTTCTCCGGCAATACGTTCCTGGCCGCCGTCGCCGCCACCGAGGCCGCCTTCCTCGCCCGCGTCTCGGCCGCCCGCAGACCGCCGGTCCTGGCCCGCTTCGACGACGGCTCCCACCTCTCCCGCTTCGGCGGCATCGAGGTCCGCATCATCGAGTGCGAGATCACCATCACCACCAGCCAGGGCCGCCGGACCGGCCTCTACCGACTGGCCACCAACCTCCTCGACCACCACCGATACCCCGCATCCGACCTGGTCAGCCTGTATCACGAGCGGTGGGAAGTGGAGATGTGTCAACC
The Streptomyces sp. NBC_01485 genome window above contains:
- a CDS encoding IS4 family transposase gives rise to the protein MFAPGHLGELTRIVPFDMVDAALTETGAVQQRMRKIPARVVVYLLLAAALFEDCGYLAVWRKLTAGLEAIPVARITGTALWGARARLGVRPMRALFDLLRGPATAIRTVGARFKGLLTVAIDGTYLDVPDSPPHRARLGKSTNQYATSGYPQICLTALVACGTRAVLDAAFGSRSSGETVYGKRLMRSLHDGMIVLLDRGFSGNTFLAAVAATEAAFLARVSAARRPPVLARFDDGSHLSRFGGIEVRIIECEITITTSQGRRTGLYRLATNLLDHHRYPASDLVSLYHERWEVEMCQPQCTHICGLAA